In Antricoccus suffuscus, one DNA window encodes the following:
- a CDS encoding ABC transporter ATP-binding protein, whose protein sequence is MLELHDVVVNYGAIEALHGLSLQVEEGQVVSLIGANGAGKTTTMRAISGVRPLTSGKIIFEGADITRMPAHNRVAEGICQSPEGRGVFPGMTVLENLDMGTFARKFPSKAQYNEMVEHIFGLFPRLEERKGQKGGLLSGGEQQMLAIGRALMARPKLLLLDEPSLGLAPKIIQQILQIITGINKDGTTVLLVEQNAQGALSRSHFAYILETGAVTKSGPGKQLLTDPAVKEAYLGVA, encoded by the coding sequence ATGCTTGAGCTGCACGACGTGGTGGTTAACTACGGCGCGATCGAGGCCCTCCATGGGTTGTCGTTACAGGTCGAGGAGGGTCAGGTCGTCAGCCTGATCGGCGCGAACGGCGCCGGCAAGACGACGACGATGCGGGCGATCTCGGGGGTGCGCCCTCTGACGTCCGGCAAGATCATCTTCGAGGGCGCGGACATTACCCGGATGCCTGCACACAATCGGGTCGCCGAGGGCATTTGCCAGTCGCCGGAAGGCCGCGGCGTATTTCCCGGAATGACGGTGCTGGAGAACCTCGACATGGGGACCTTCGCGCGAAAGTTCCCGTCCAAGGCGCAATACAACGAGATGGTCGAGCACATCTTCGGTCTCTTCCCGCGGCTCGAGGAACGCAAGGGCCAGAAGGGCGGCCTGCTTTCCGGTGGCGAGCAGCAGATGCTGGCGATTGGACGGGCGCTCATGGCACGCCCGAAGCTGCTGCTACTCGACGAGCCGTCGCTTGGCTTGGCGCCCAAGATCATCCAGCAGATCCTGCAGATCATCACCGGCATCAACAAAGACGGCACCACGGTCCTTCTCGTTGAACAAAATGCGCAGGGCGCCTTGTCACGATCGCACTTTGCATACATTCTTGAGACTGGCGCTGTGACGAAGTCCGGACCGGGCAAGCAGCTATTGACCGATCCAGCGGTGAAAGAGGCTTACCTCGGCGTCGCCTGA